A stretch of DNA from Mus musculus strain C57BL/6J chromosome 6, GRCm38.p6 C57BL/6J:
AATCTTAATCACCCTCAAATATGTGTTTGCTGGCAGAAAATAATAATGGTGGGCAACTCAGTTTCTATCTCCATTTATTATTGAAAAAACTGAATGTTCATAAATCTTCACTTGAAGATTCAACTATTTCTTTTCAACTATGAAAAAGTCTTATTGGGATTCACTATATGTCATCAATACATCATAGACATCATAGAACAGTCCTAAATCTGTTGCCAATATCACTCAATCCACTGCAGGCTGCAGTCATTGACCATCCTAGTGACAGCTGCCAACTTTGTCTTGTTGGAAGGGTGACATCTAAGAACACAgactggctgccttgtctggttttAGGGTAATATTGTTATAGTTAGCTTCATTACAATACTGCAACGGCCAATCCATTCACATCTACACAGAAAACTAAATAGTTACCTTTAGTTGAGTTAAATTCATATTAGGTTGTTTTTCCAAAACATGAATTTCATGGGCCAGTATGTCAGCAACGTAGACATACCTGTTCAGAAGAGACACTGGTTAGCACTTCCTGCCAACGAGATGTCTTAATACAGCAGAAAAGAGAAGGTCCTAAAACCTGCTTAGGAGTATGAGATGGCCTGAAGGAGTGCTTGATAAAGGtcaacttttattaaaaaaataataataagctttCAAAATCAGTTTAGTGTTATTCTAACAATTGTGGAGTTATTAAATTAGTTTTCAAAGGGTttgtaaaaaaaatcaattgaatATGAAGTTCATAATATTTGCCGCTGAAATAACCAagagtttgtttttaaagagaaagctTTTACCTTACACTgtacaatttaatatttttatcatgtACATACTGAATTATATGGCATGAAATACTTTAGATATTTCTTAATGTGtattaaagtaaaatattaataCATAGAAAGTCTTAAGATAAATATGAATCCAGAGTGGCATGTCTATACCTAAGGGGCAGTGAGTGAGGCTGAAACTTGAACTCGCTATCAGTGAGCAGTCTCCCTGAAGTAGACCAGAACACTAGACTGTGTAAGCTACACACAGGACAGGGACATAACTTGGCTCTGCAAACATTTCCAACACGTTGACCAGTTCAAACTGGTTTGGGCTCATGAACACCTGAGTCAACAGCACCAAGAAAAACAGCTCAATtctagagactgaagaaatgtcaGGGGGCTGACAGACCATCAAAGGAGGGGACACTTGCACAAAACAGGAGGACGAAGCTTTCTGAAAGCCAGTGAGATAGGGCAAAGCGGTGTGAGCTACAGAGGGGCATCAGCAACATAAAGAGCTAGTTGTCTTATGGGAagtgtggaaacagaaacaggagTGAGGAGCAACTCTATGACAGTCCAGACCTTTCCTCCCTTGGTCTGACAGGGACCTGGACTCTACAGAATGCTCAGAAGGAAGAAATAATCTGACATCAAAGGGCTGGCTGTGACTAACAGTGACTGGGTCTGCTCTTTCCACCTGGTGCTGTGGTGGATGCCTGCAGCCAGAGATGCAGATGGCAGAATCATCCACACAAAGACCACAGTGGCTAGAGTTCAAAAGATGGAGGTGGGCTGAAAGCAAGCTGCAACAAACACAGCATATTAGAGGTGGAGAAAATAGAGCTTTGACTGGACCAGCTGGAGATGGTTTGAAtgatctatattagttttctgtacTAAAATGGtgaagacagatttttttaatcacaaaatgAGAACGCTTGATTTGTCAAAGAATGTCAAATTCACAGCCCATTATAATTGTGGTAGTTTAACTTGTTCAATGCAGTAATGCTGGAAAACAACCCCCAAATTAAAAACCCTTTCTTCTAAGTTGTGattgtacacataaaaataaggagAGAACTTTTGGTAAACAATTGGGCAACATATATTGGCTAATATGAAAAGGATGCACATGAGGCCTGTGCATAGGCGTCATTCTATAGAATTCTTACACAAGTATTCAAACAATTGAGATTCACAGTGAAGTAACTGGTATTTTTCCTGTGTGAGTCCAAAGTGTAACCATGATGCTTTAATGGTGTCTTCAAGAATTCTTATTTTAAAGTAGTAACGGGATGTATTGTGGTGGTACACGAGAAGCATGAAATGGTTTTTGGACAGACAATAAATAAGCAAGTTACATAGCCATCAACAGAGAAATGGTTAAGTCAGTTTAGAATCATCCTTATAGAACgacattaataattttaaattttgtattgaaGGAGGAATTTTAAAACCtggaatatttcttttttgtcttatattTAAAACATCAAATCATTCGATTATAGTGTTACTTAATATGCAAActatattgttatatataaaattaaaattggtATAGTAAAACCAAAGGGATTTGGCTTTGGGGGACAATTTATTTAAAAGTAGAGCTACCAAGGGAAGGGCTGTATACTTTTTATCAGGTGAAATATTGATCCCGTTGGCGGAATCGAATCCTTCTGCCACCAGTTTAACTTCTTCTGGACTGTAGTAAACAACATTTGCCCAGTGTAGGTTCAAGTATGTCTCCAAATACTTCAAGAAAGGGTCGGAGAAGTAGTGGTCATTGGTGGCGTAGAAGTGGGTGGGCCCAACAGCTATGATGTCATTCACactacaagagaaaaaaaaaataccatgggAGAGGAAATCCAAGCCTATGGTCCCCATGTAGAAGATTAGATGAATGTTCACAAGCTTTCCACAGCAGGGATTTGAAATTTGGGGAAGTTTTCAACCCCCTACCCCAAGAAAAAGGAAGCTATGATGACTCAGAACCAGAGGCAATGTACTATGATGGCAACTGGAAGAGAACAGTTACACACAGTACCACGGAACTAGAGGGCAGAGCCTTTGGCAGGATCCTTTATGGAAGGGAAGAGATCTAGCCAGGTGCAGTGACACACATGTAATTCTATAACATGGGAAGTAGAGGAACTTGAGTTTAAGCTCAACCAGGCTTCACAATGAGGCCTTGTCtcgataaataaataagttaatgaataaataaatttatatttaattttttctttattaatacctttttttttttttggctcaggGTCTCCTATAGGGTAGGGTAGGCTGGCTCTCCTGGCCACTCTACCACCCAAGTCCTGGTGTTCCttgtgtgtgccatcatgcccagctaaaTGCATGATTTCTGACACCGCATTCTGGGCTTCAACAGCTACCTATAAAGAGGGAGCTGTTGGCCTAGGCCTGACTGTCATTAGGCTGTCAGTCACATCTATCCCTACCTCATTTATTCTGCAGCTGGACTTTCCTGAGGCCCCTTGCTTAGTCATTAGTCAAACGAAGGTTGACTGTTCAATTTCTACCTGCCTCACAAAGCTGCCAAGCTGGGAACGAACAAGCATCCAATAAACACTCGCAGAGAGACAGATGATGAAATGGTCAGAGACCAGCGCTCCAAGTGAGAGGCTGATATGCTAAAAACAATTACCGTTTCTTGCCGGTTATGCAAAGGTGTTATTAAATTGAAATTTCAATTATCTTATGCAAAAATTTCTGAAAGAGATGCTTTCTTCTCTGTCAAATGAAAAAATCCAGAGCTACaagggaggcattttctttctctttctttctttcttttttttttttttctgaaaaagctCCCAATTTAGAAACTGCCTGATTGGTATTCATGCTCCTATTTATTATGAAGTGCATTTGGGGAAAGAATGATTGGACATTACATGCTTATAACCTAGATAGGGAagtaaagattaaaaaatatctatCAAGTTCAAGCAGGAGGATAGTGCAAGCTGGGCtgcgggggggtggggtgggggggggtggatccGTGAGTTTCCAGTGGTTATAGACTCCCTAGTCTTGCTATTTTTCTAGTAGCAGTCCCCTTCCAATGAGGATGCTCAATTCTGCAGGGATACTGACCCCCAGCTATCATGCGTGTGCTTTGTATAAAGCATGTAAGCTTCCCAGAAGACAAGCTGCTCCTCCGAGAAAGGCCAGTATTTGACTGCTAAGTTATCTGAGATGAGGGTGACAGCCATGAAAAAATTGTAGGGTTTATCAAACCGGGCCTGGGGAGTGTTACCCTGAAGTCTGGCGTTTCATCATTTCTCAAGAAAGTTTGCTCAGGACACTAATCATTATAAAGAGTGGCATCATTCTGGTCTACagggaaaccacacacacacacacacacacacacacacgcgcgcgcgcgcgagagagagagagagagagagagagagagagagaatgttgagTGTCCTTTATCAAAAAATCCTTAGGAGATTAGAAGTGTTTTTGGTGTTTGCAAAAACAATGAGATCTCTCGTGTAGATGAGGCTCAAATATAAACATAACATTCCTTTACATATCACATACATCTTGATTCTTACAAAATTAGTACTGCCTGTATACCATGGTGTGTGACCATCCACTGGTGCACATTCAGCCTATTAGAGACTATCCCCTGAAGTAAAACTACACTTCCACGTCCATCAGTGACCAACTGCCAACAGATTCTCAGCAAGGTGTGGGGTATCTTGAATCCCTTCCTATCCAGGCTGCAATGTTGACCTGTTTGACATTGTGCATATCTTGCACAGAGAGCCACACAAGTTttagttaaaaaggaaaaaaaaaatgtcattatatAGAATTTTTACCTGTGGCAGCATGGCTTAAAAAGACTCAAATTACAGAGCATTCTAGACtttatacatcacacacacacacacacacacacacacacacacacgcacacacgcacacatgcacatctacATATGCACATAGAAATGCCAGAGATAGCCAGGCAAATAAGAACAACAAGGATATATATTTCTGGCTACCTCATTTTAGTTTACTTTTTTCTCTTAAGCCCTGGAATTCTACAAGAATTTGAGATTGAAACATTTTTGTGCCTAGACTGGAAAGATGCCCACTGGGTTTGtatctgtttttggttttggcttcttcCCAGCCTCCCTCTAACCAGTGTGCCCCACTTCCGAATCCTGGCTAtgacaccccaccaccaccaccaccacccacacacacacacccagcctaTTGGGCTTTGATGACCCAACCATGTTTCTATATTGATTTAATTTATAGAACAAATGTATGGGAGAAATGAGAGCAgaatttcctttttgtttgtttgtttgagatgcaGATTTGAGTCTTGAAGAGGAGTATTATATATGCAAATTatgccccaccccaaccctcctGCAAGTCTTCCCACCAAGAGGTTAGCTAGTGAGGCTGTTAGCTAGTGAGGCTTCCTGTCCTGTCTGGGAGCTCCGGGTCAGCAGAGAGCCTGAGGCTACGTGAAAGGGAGGAGACTGAACTTCGTGTCCTGTCTGTTCTGTTCCTGAAACGGGAGCTTGTGGGTTTGAAAACTTGGGTTTCTAAATGGAGGAGTAGATGACTTTTTTTGGTGGGGAGTTGGGACGGTGGCTTTAAAACAAATCGATTTTGAGTAGGATGTatatttttgttggatattttgtttgtttatttttttagagtCTTCCACAGCAACATGTGAGACCATGGAGAAACCCAGAGACCTTTATCAATTAATTGTACTGTTTGTGAATTTGTATAAATAACAAAGATCctcttaaaatgtttatattcttACAGCAAAAGGTTAAActgatatttatataataaaagaggaaatatgaagtatgtttttgaaaaaaaaagcacacaaaaaataagaacaatgaGGAAAGTAAGTACCTTGGAAGGAGCTCGTGTTTAATTGTTTTCAGGTGCAACAgagaattttcttcttcttgaaatttaaaaatttccaCTGTACTCTTGAATTGTGGGTGGTTTACAACAAAGAGATAAACTGTATCATCTAAAGAATGAGAAGGACAGAGCTACGTTATAAGACACATATACAGGATCGGCGGGCAGGCGCTACTGACATTTCAATAGCATGGGCACGGGAAGGTTGAAGATACAAGCTGTTCACCGCCCCCACAGATCATTCTTCTTGCTGGCCCTTCCCATTACCATTGACCCAGTGTTAGTGCTGATCACTGGCTCCCTGACCTGTAAGATGGAGTGCTCCATACTCCAAATACAGAATTCATGCCTAATGCATTCATAGACTCATTTGGAGATCTAGTTCTTTTTAATCCAGTGATCACAGCCATACGAATAAGTCTGGAAATCTAAGACTTGGTTGTTAACTGTTAGATACTTCAACCCTCAGCTTAGGAGACATATGAATGAGCCGTTGGTAGGAAGAACACAGGCTTGTTTCATGAGGTCATTGTCTCCTTccaatgggtgtgtgtgtgtgtgtgggggggtattgggtaggtgtgtgggtgtgctATTTCCCACAGCCATCGATGAAGCTCTGTGTGCTTCTTCACCTTGGCAGCTCATCAACTCTTACCGTCATCTATGAAAGTGCTAATGCCATGTGGGTTAAACGAAGCCAGATCAAAGCCCCAGCTGACTCTCAACTCCAGCGCCCTCGGTCTCTCGTCTTTGAGATCCATCATCAGTATCCCTCCAGGCTTATCCGGTGCAAAGCTGTGGAGCCCTGGAAACTTGAGGCCCTTTGGAAACAGTGGGAGGAAAAATTAGACAAAGGCTTAAGTATGTTGATGAATTAGGTGTCTACTCTACATGACTTAGAAGTGGCAACTTTAGTTAAAGTTAGTGGCGTGGagccacagacacaaagaaaaaggGTGGGACAGAAAGCCAGGAACACAAATGGAAGCAGAACCAAAGAAGAAATGGTGACTGGGAGCTGGAAACTAAACAACAGATAATTTTGTAGCTCTGACAAATGATGCAGCTCTTCCTTCTCCTGAAGGGCTCCCCAATGGGTAGTGGTCTGAGAGATTCCAGGGAGAGCAGGAGGTCAGGAGAGTAGAAACTCTCCCATCCCATGCCTGAACTCTGCAAGAGGCGGGAAGACTTGAGATCTGGTCAACAAAACCTGTTGGTGTTATCTTGAAAGAATATCCCTCATCCAGATATGGTTAGATGACTCCATTCCTCCATGGCTACTGTCATTGACACTGAGGACTAGGAAAatggctctgttgcttctgccctTATTTCCTTATCATCGATGTTCCCTCTGCATCCAGATTGTGGCAGATTATGTATGACACACCTTTAACCAAAACACTAATGCTCCCCAACTCGGTCTGATTACAATGGAAGGTTTAGGATGGGTTGAAGCCCCTGCATGATGGGCCTTTCTCACCCTCCCCACCTCTCATGCCCATCTCTCTCCTCACCCCATGACTTTCTCCCATACCCACAATGTCTTAGGCATCCAGGCTTCAGGACCCTCCACAATAAGCAAACATGTTCTCATGCCAGGGTTTACTCCCAGACCTATCTGCCCAGAAATGCTTCCCTCTAAAGATGCAGGGCTCAGTCTCTCAATTTATTTACTTGTATTCCAGATGTCACCTTCCCAAGCAGTGATGATGTGGCCCTCATCCAAGCAGTACCAAGTGGCCTGACCTATCCCATCCCTCTCTTCCTAGCTTGCCACTCTCTATTACCCCAGTGCCTTTGGCATGCATACACCTTAATACCTACATGAGCAACTACACTGTAGGTAGTACTGCAGAGAAGGCTGCCACCACCTTCCATCCAGCTGGTTTCCTCAAGCCTCGGGGCTTGTACACCCTTCTTACTGTCCGAAAGCCTCTTCTCAGCTTATAGACAAGATTTACACTCTCATCCACCTGAATTCTGGGCAATGTCCCTAACCAGAGAGacctcagctccttttccaaaTGACAGCATCATGCCACACACACCAGAATCAGTACTCTCCACTGCCCTGTCTCTCTATCACCATCAGACATGTTGACCAGAGTGGTAGGAATTTGTGCCAGGACCCTCTTCTATTTCCTACTAAATCCCAGAACCTGGAACTCGGCAAATACCCCACCCTTTCTCCCATCTATCTGTACTGTTTCCTTTACCCCACCCTGGATCACTACTTTCCTACTGGTCTGATAGAGGAcattctattttattcttttgatgtCTCATACCACTCTGGTACCATTCTGGGACTCATCCTGGTACCAGTGTCTCTCCTCTAACATAGCACTATTTAATCATCACTAGAGCACCTCTGTCTGAGTGGAACACAGTTAATTACTTGGTCTTTTATACAGCACTGGGAAAGCtctaatattttatatgtttacttTGAACTCAAATCTTCTCTTATTAGTGACAGACTGCCGGTTGAATCTCTAGGTTATTTAAAAAACATCATCTGAAAATGAGGCCCACATTATCTGAAAGCAATGACCACTTGTCTTTGACTTCTTCCCCATGTTCCCTTTTCTTATTGTATTAGGTTATTAGGAACTCTCGTGGGCTGGTAATATTTGCGGGCGGGGGTGGGGTACAGAGCCTTTCCCTCCTCTTGAACATTAATGGAAGCATAGCTCATGTTTTGCCATTAAGAATGGTGTTTGCTGTTGGTTTCTGGGAATTCTTCTTATTTCTAGTTTGCTTGGAACTTTCAATCAAGTGTGAGGATTGAGTTGTATAACTAGATTTTGTGGCATTTGCAGAGATGATTTGGACTGTCTGTCTGACTATAAAATGCAGAATACTCTTTCTATTCTTAAGAAAAACCTTAAGGGTGATAAGAGCTATGTGAATTCACTACCATATTCAGTTTCCTATATTTTGTGTAAATTTAAGGGTGCAATAAAGACACAAAGACTTTTATGCACAAAAATGGACAGAAGAGAAAACTCTTAAattcttttgttatttgtttttttttgtttttgtttttgttttttgttttgttttgttttttttttttgagacagggtttctctgcatagcactggctgtctgcctgcctctgcctcccaagtgctgggactaaaggcgtgtgccaccactgcccagctgaaacTCTGAATTTTTAAGGACTGTCTGTAATTGCCTACTTTCATGCTGGCTGGCCCAGTAGCAGAATGAGCTACAGCTCTACCAGTGTTTCACGACAGCTCTATTCAGCAGTTACTAATCTTGCTTGACTTATGTCTCTTAACAGTAGTGTGACTCCATCATCTGAGCACTACGAGGGTGATCGCTATCCATGACTATAGTAACACCTTCAATTATCTCCATATTCTCTGCTTTAaacttttgttttatgtttaattGCATCAatacacacataacataaaacCCCCCAGTGCAGGCATTTTAAAGAGACACTCCAGCAATACGACATATATTCACCTTTTTTTGTTCTAGTCTACTCTGTGTCACCTTGCTGGTTATCAAACATGTCAGATTTGTGATGCATCAAAAACCCATTTTGGGGTGTGGGAGTAGGGTGGTTTAGgagatgttttgtgtcagaaacCAAAGCAAGTCAcgcccccacacactccccaaaATGTAAGCACTATGTGTTTAGAAGGGCTTATGTGCTATGGAGTGTTAGAGACTTTGCTGGGGTAAATGAAAACTAGGAAAATCAAAATGATCAACAGCCGATAGCAGGAAAAACAAGTTGACATGGAAGTCTTAAGCTTATCAACTTAAATGATTGGGGATTTCAGTGTTTTGGATGGACGTCTTCGTCTTGTTCAAAGTCATTTCTTTggaagtaaaaatatttaaacagttAAGTTCTAGATGTCCAAGAACACATCCTTAAAAACAGATATCAGCATCACCACCAAAGCCACAATGCCATCCTCTCCTTCTTTATTCAGGATCATGGCCTCTCTAGTAATGAGTAATTCTGACCAGCAAACCTGTGGTTTCTCCCTAGGCACACGCTTCATAATAAACCCAGAGTTCTACTGTGCATGTGCCCTAATTCATTCTAattcatttcctttaaaattgTCTACTGGAGTTAAATATAAATGTCATTGCTCCTTCTGAAGGCCACAGCATTTCTTTTGGCAGCAGTGGTCCATCCAGCTGCTCAGAGTCCTTCATACAGGAACCATCAGGAGCCCTTGGAGTGCGCCAACCTTATGTCTCTTCCATGTCGAGTGCTCTGGCCTTTCTTATAAGTTCAGTAGTTATTTTATTAGTGTTGTGTGTCTCTTCTACTGTATCTCCaggtttctccatctctctcctgagtctTAGATCCTCACAAGAATGgcttctgagaagaaaaaaataaccacaGGCAGCCTGAGGAGTCAGATTCGTCTTCCTCAATAGAAACTGGACAAGGACGGTATGAAAGGCTCTGACTTCTGCTCAAGCCAGGAACATGGGGTCAGAAGCACTCAATTGCCGTTCATCTATACACTCTGTGTGTCCAAGGCACACAGACAATGAGTCTGAAAGACTCTCTATCAGATACTCAGAAGGTCAATTATTCATCAACATATAGGAATTCTTCAACAAAAGAGAAGCATATGAATAATCGTAGTTGCAAAGTTTTCTCTTATGATGAGCTACTGTGGGGAAGAAGCTAGGGCCACAGTTTGGGGAACCTGGCATATAGGAATATATGAATACAGAATTGAAGTGCTCAAAGTAAATCATAGTGGAAAGAATAGATGCTACATTGAAAATAGCATACTGGTAGTGTCTATACCCACAgtgatgcctctgtgtgtgtgtgtgtgtgtgtgtgtgtgtgtgtgtggtgtgtccatCAACACAGGCGGAGGTaagaggacaatttgtggaagtcactttttctcttttcattaccTGGGTTCCATTACACTCACCTTCCGTCAGGCTTGGAAGTaagagcctttacctgctgagccacttttGCAAATCTCCCCGCTTTACTTTAATTATGAGCAAGGGTCTTTCcgtgaacttgggttctctggccCCTGATCCCTTCCAATGCTGTGATTACACAGCACCCACTGctgtattcttttttgtttttgcttttagacCTGGGGTCAGGGGATagaaactcgggtcctcatgcttgcttaaGGAACACCATACCAAGGGAGCCATCTCTTCAAGCCTCAGATACCTTTTGAAATAACACGATAAAAAAACCAATTTGAACTGGAACATTCTAGCGCTATGCAACTGGGAGACAAGAGACATTTGATTAGCAAGCAAAGACTTTCACCTCTACCTACACTCAgaaaaaattaaggacttttcCCTACATAGCCTGACTCGTCTTTTTCTCAGAATTTACTTTGAGAGATGAGGAATTTAAAATCTGTTTCTATTCTATGGGTTTAAATTAATGGCCCTGTCTGTCCCTCACTGCACATGGGACAAGAAAATGGTACTCACCACGCTAAAGAAAGCCAGGCCATTGGGAAGAATGTCAATGTCCTCAGCTCCAGTTTCTGCAAGTTGAAGGAGTAGATAAATAGCATTATCAAACTGTGCTATTGGTTTAAGAAAGTGTAACTATAGCTTTGTTTACTTTATCTGAgtgtctatttctttagggaggGCTCCAATTTCCTTTCCAAGGcaccattgtttttaataaacgTCAGTCTAAACTCTTTCCTACAGTGAACTTCTGACTTTAAATGCTAGATATTTCATGTTTACTCAAATCAAAGTCAAGTTATCACCACATTTCCAAGTGCGATACAGAACAAGTTGACATCTGCACACTTCTAGGATAAACATCCAGATGTCTCGATAGAAGTAATTGACAGCAGGGGAATATTACTTCCACAAGGAAGGGCCCACAGTCATTTAGCCATGCAAATCTCCCGTCCCCCCGCTCTGCTCATTCAATCTGAAGCAAAAAGACATTTTTCTCATTAACAGAGAGAAAACACCTGGgattacattctctctctctttctctctcaaaaaaaaaaagcaaaagaaaagaaacagtggCTATTTGTTCTCATAAGCAAACACAGCTtctaaattaatcttaaaattatagaaaaactagcaaaagaaaattaatgaaaagtaCCATAGACCTATAGCTTCTGACTCCAGTCTCTGAGCCAGGTTACAATTACTATTGATTGATATTGACTGTCTGAGGTACCTTCCACACAGCATAGCAAATAATTAGACAGAAGACCTTCCCCATGGCCTCACTGTACACATTTCAGACAGATAATAGAGATCCAAACACAAGAAAAGGATAAAAATGGCTCACATTAAGCTAAATCATTGCACATTCTTTCAGTCCACAAGATTCAATCTTCCTCCTTAAGACCACTCCAAAGGTCATAGCTAAGAATATTTCTATGctgtcaaaataaaaacaacatttatgtCACCATCTGGTCTTGATTTATAACTCTACCCACGGGTGcaaaccttccccccaccccagtatTCTTTACTCTGTTATagaacacaaaagcaaaacataatTAAGAACATAAGAAAGTTTAGATTATAACAGTGACCCTTCTGCCTGGTCTTCAGAATGAAGGCTTATACAAAGACACTTAAGCATGTTCTAGAGGTGGGAAGGGACCCTAGCTGGGTTTCTGAAGGGCTACAGATAGGCTTCAAGATCCAGTGAACCTGCCGATGTTCTGTGCACTGAAAAATGGCTTGTACAGAGGCAGATGAGATCTTTCTGTGACAAG
This window harbors:
- the Pon2 gene encoding serum paraoxonase/arylesterase 2, which translates into the protein MGRMVALSLLGIGLALLGERFLALRSRLKASREVESVDLPNCHLIKGIETGAEDIDILPNGLAFFSVGLKFPGLHSFAPDKPGGILMMDLKDERPRALELRVSWGFDLASFNPHGISTFIDDDDTVYLFVVNHPQFKSTVEIFKFQEEENSLLHLKTIKHELLPSVNDIIAVGPTHFYATNDHYFSDPFLKYLETYLNLHWANVVYYSPEEVKLVAEGFDSANGINISPDKKYVYVADILAHEIHVLEKQPNMNLTQLKVLQLGTLVDNLSIDPSSGDIWVGCHPNGQRLFVYHPNHPPASEVLRIQNILSEKPSVTTVYINNGSVLQGSSVATIYDRKLLVGTLYQKALYCEL
- the Pon2 gene encoding serum paraoxonase/arylesterase 2 isoform X1; its protein translation is MMDLKDERPRALELRVSWGFDLASFNPHGISTFIDDDDTVYLFVVNHPQFKSTVEIFKFQEEENSLLHLKTIKHELLPSVNDIIAVGPTHFYATNDHYFSDPFLKYLETYLNLHWANVVYYSPEEVKLVAEGFDSANGINISPDKKYVYVADILAHEIHVLEKQPNMNLTQLKVLQLGTLVDNLSIDPSSGDIWVGCHPNGQRLFVYHPNHPPASEVLRIQNILSEKPSVTTVYINNGSVLQGSSVATIYDRKLLVGTLYQKALYCEL